In Nitrospinota bacterium, the DNA window ATCTTCTACAAAAGACGGTGTGACTGTTTCCAAGGAGGTTGAACTGGAAGACCGCTTTGAAAATATGGGTGCCCAAATGGTCAATGAAGTGGCGAGCAAGACAAGTGATGTAGCTGGTGATGGAACAACAACAGCTACTGTATTGGCTCACGCAATCTTTCGAGAGGGCATGAAGAATGTTGCTGCTGGTGCCAATCCTATGGACTTAAGGAGAGGTATTGAAAAAGCTGTGGAAGAGATTGTCAGTGGATTGAAAAAATTAAGTAGACCTACCAAGGAGAAAAAGGAGATATCCCAGGTAGGCACGATTTCTGCTAATAATGATAAAACCATAGGAGACCTTATTGCAGAAGCTATGGGGAAGGTTGGTAAAGACGGGGTTATTACAGTAGAAGAGGCAAAGAGCATGGAAACCTCTCTCGATATCGTTGAAGGAATGCAGTTTGATAGAGGTTACCTCTCCCCCTATTTTGTTACAGATACCGAGAGGATGGAAGCGGTTCTTGAAGAGCCTTACATCCTTTTACATGAAAAGAAGATAACCAATATGAAGGATTTGCTCCCCATTTTAGAGCAGATTGCCAAATTAGGGAAGCCTCTGCTCATTATTTCTGAAGAGGTTGAAGGCGAGGCCCTTGCAACACTGGTTGTCAACAAATTAAGAGGAACACTTAACTGTGCAGCTGTGAAAGCCCCAGGCTTTGGAGACAGAAGAAAAGAGATGCTGAAAGACATTGCTATCCTTACAGGTGGTGATGCCATCTCAGAAGATTTAGGGATTAAGCTTGAGAATGTTAAGTTAGAAGATCTTGGTCGAGCAAAAAGAATAGTGATTGACAAGGACAATACAACGATCGTTGAAGGTTATGGTAAGTCGTCTGAGATTGGGGGGAGGGTAAAACAGATAAGAACCCAGGTTGAGGAGACCACATCAGATTATGACAGAGAAAAGCTCCAGGAGAGGTTGGCAAAACTGGTAGGAGGAGTTGCTGTCATTAATGTAGGTGCGGCTACTGAGACAGAGATGAAGGAAAAGAAAGCGAGAGTTGAAGATGCATTGAACGCTACCAGGGCTGCAGTTGAAGAAGGAATAGTTCCTGGCGGTGGTGTAGCCCTTTTAAGATGTATCCCTGCATTAGAAAATCTGAAACTCAAAGGAGAGCAGAAAATAGGAGCAAATATTGTGAAGAGGGCTTTGGAGGAGCCGATAAGAAAGATTGCAGATAATGCAGGCGCTGAAGGTTCGATCGTTGTTCAGAAGGTCAAGAATGAGAAGACCAATATTGGATTTGATGCTAATGTGTGCGAGTATGTAGATATGATGGAGGCAGGGATTATTGATCCTACAAAGGTTACGAGGATTGCTCTTCAGAATGCAGCAAGCGTTGCTGCAGTTATGCTGACCACAGAGGCCCTGATTGCAGAGAAGCCTGAAGAAGATGAGAAGAAGGGGATGCCTCATATGCCTCCAGGTGGTGGAATGTACTAAAATCTTGAAGTCCCTGCCTTTTTTGAGGGCAGGGACTTTTTTTGCCCAAATATTAATCAAAAAAGCCTCTTTATTAATCATTCATGTTAACCTCTTGTATTAATTCACATTAGATTTTTTTATTCTTTTCCATTTATTCTATTGCATAAAATTTATGCAAATCAATTTTCTCTTTTATCTTCTCTATTTAATTAAAATCTTTAAATACAGCTAGTTAGAATTTTTTAAAAGAATGGCACTAATAGTGCATTATGGCAAATGACAATTAAGTGGAACATGCATCATTTTTAACATAAAAAGGAGATGAATTATGACAAAAAGAATAACTGGTATTTTATTTTTCTTAATCTTTTTATTAATTTTTCAAGCACCAAGGATTTCTCTTGCGAGTGAAGGAGCAGTTGTTGACTCAGGGATTACGGCATGGATGATTACATCCACAGCCCTTGTTCTTCTGATGATTCCAGGGCTCGCTTTGTTTTACGGTGGTTTGGTTCGCACGAAAAATGTCATTGGAACTATGCTGCATAGCTTTGCTGCTATGGCCATCATTGGTGTTCTCTGGGCTGTTTGTGGGTATTCATTGAGTTTTGGACCCAATGCCTTAGGGGGTTGGATTGGATGGAACCCTGATCTCCTCTTTCTTTCTGGTATTGATGATGCGATTGGTAACGGTATTCCTGAATATGTTTTTGCTATGTTCCAGGGCAAATTTGCTATTATTACACCAGCCCTTATAGCTGGGGCCTTTGCTGAGCGGGTTCGCTTTAAGAGCTATTGTGTTTTTATCACTCTCTGGTCTTTGCTTGTCTACTCTCCCCTTTGCCACTGGGTATGGGCTGAGGATGGCTTTCTCTTTAATTTAGGGGCTAGTGGTGCTATCGATTTTGCCGGTGGAACAGTTGTTCACATTTCATCTGGAATCAGTGCATTAGTCATTGCGCTTTACTGTGGGGTAAGACGAGGTTATCCAAAGACAGCTATGCATCCCAATAATCTGGTTCTGACTTTATTAGGTGCAGGTCTATTATGGGTAGGTTGGTTTGGTTTTAATGCCGGAAGTTCGGTTAACAGCAATTTAGATACAGCCAGAGCCCTGACAGTAACTCAGGTTGCAGCTGCATCAGGTGCTCTTATGTGGATGATTATTGAGGCTTTAAAATATGGAAAGGTAACAAGTCTTGGACTATCTAGCGGTATCTTGGCTGGCTTGGTTGCGATTACGCCAGCCGCAGGTGTGGTTCAAGTCAGTGGAGCAATTATTTTAGCTTTTTTAGCTTCCATCATCAGTTTTGCGGCAATTCAATTAAAAGGCAAATTAGGCTATGATGATACTTTGGATGTTTTTGGCATTCATGGGGTATCGGGTATTGTCGGTGCAATCGGTTTGACATTTTTTATCAGAGAAAGCTGGATGAAAGAAGCGGCTGCTGCAGCTGGTGGTTCTTGGACGATGATGCAGCAACTTGGCGTACAAATAGCTGCTGTTGCACTAACCATCGCTTACGTAGCGGTTGTTACACTGATACTCATTGCCTTGATTCAAAAGACAATCAGTTTCAGAGCCAATGAGGAAGAGGAGAGCACAGGTCTTGACCATAGCTTTCATGGAGAGCATGGTTATGGCTTTTTAGAGTTGCGTTAATCAAATTATTTCTTTACATTAGAAGGATAATTATGATACGAAAACACAAGCTTTATATCTATTATTAATCAAAGGGAGGACTAAGAGATGAAAAAGATAGAAGCAATAATCAAGCCCTTTAAGTTGGATGAGGTGAAGGATAAGCTTAATGAAATCGGTATACAGGGAATCACTGTGAGCGAGGTCAAGGGCTTTGGACGTCAGAAAGGGCATACAGAATTATATCGAGGGGCAGAGTATGTCGTCGATTTTTTACCAAAGATAAAGTTAGAGATCGTTGTCCCTGATAGATTAGCGGATCAGGTTGTAGAGGTAATTGTCTCTTCTGCCCAAACAGGCAGGATCGGGGATGGCAAGATATTCATATTTCCAATTGATGAGGCAGTAAGAATAAGGACAGGCGAAAAGGGCGAAGAGGCCATTTAGTTTCTAGAAGTAAAAAAGAAGAATTTTATTATTAAGATATGCGGAGGTACTGAGATGAAGACAGCTAAAGATGTTTTAGCGTTTATTAAAGAAAAAGATATAAAGATGGTTGATTTGAGATTTACTGATCTTCCTGGATTATGGCACCATTTTTCAATGCTGGCAAAGGATTTTACAGAAGAGATGTTTGAGGAAGGTGTTGGATTTGATGGTTCAAGTATAAGGGGATTTCAGACAATCGATGTGAGTGATATGATACTCATTCCCGATCCCAACACCTTTTTTAAGGATCCTTTTACAGAAGTCCCTACAGGAAATATTGTTTGTAATGTTAAGGATCCCGTAACCCTTGAGATGTACAGTAGAGATCCCCGCTATATCGCTCAAAAGGCTGAGAGTTATTTAATCTCTACAGGAATAGCAGACAAGGCCTTTTTTGGTCCTGAGGCTGAGTTCTTTATCCTTGATGGGATAAGGTTTGATCAGTCTTATAACTTCGGTTACTATTTTATCGATTCGAAAGAGGGGTTCTGGAATTCTGGTAAGGAGGAGAATCCCAATCTGGGATATAAACCTAGATACAAGGAGGGTTATTTTCCTGTTCCACCCATGGATAGTCTCCAAGACATCCGGTCTGAAATGGTCATGTTGCTTGAGGAGGTAGGTGTTCAAACAGAGATTCATCATCATGAAGTTGCTACTGCAGGGCAGGGAGAGATAGATATCAAGTTTGATACCCTGCTTAGTATCTCAGATAAATTTATGGTGTATAAGTATATCGTTAAAAATGTGGCGAGGAAGCATGGAAAGACCGTAACCTTTATGCCAAAACCGATTTTTATGGATAATGGTTCGGGCATGCATACGCATCAGAGTTTGTGGAAAAAAGATAAACCGCTGTTTGCAGGGGACAAATACAGTGGTCTGAGTGATATGGCTTTAAATTACATTGGTGGGATTTTAAAACATGCTGAGGCCCTCTGTGCCCTGGTTGCTCCTACAACAAATTCATATAAGAGACTGGTTCCTGGCTATGAGGCTCCTGTTAATCTTGCCTATTCCAGCAGAAATAGGAGTGCGGGGGTTAGAATTCCTATGTATTCCCCAAGCCCTGGTGCAAAACGTGTTGAAGTTCGTTTTCCAGATCCTTCTTGCAATGGGTATCTGGCGTTTTCTGCAATGCTCATGGCCGGTTTAGATGGTATTGAAAATAAGATTGATCCTGGAGAGCCATTAGATAAAAATATCTATGAGCTCCCTCCAGTAGAGTTGGCTAATATACCTACTGTGCCGTCCTCTTTAGAAAAAGCATTGGATGCTCTTGAGGAAGATCACGAATTCCTTTTAAAGGGAGATGTGTTTACTCAGGACGCATTAGAGACATGGATAGAATACAAGAGAAAGAATGAGGTTGATCCAATAAGACTGAGACCTCATCCCTATGAATTTGCTATCTATTTTGATATTTAGAAGATTAGCTAATATTAAATTTAC includes these proteins:
- the groL gene encoding chaperonin GroEL (60 kDa chaperone family; promotes refolding of misfolded polypeptides especially under stressful conditions; forms two stacked rings of heptamers to form a barrel-shaped 14mer; ends can be capped by GroES; misfolded proteins enter the barrel where they are refolded when GroES binds) codes for the protein MPKELVYGEDARKKLLVGVEKLAKVVAITLGPKGRNVVLDKKFGSPSSTKDGVTVSKEVELEDRFENMGAQMVNEVASKTSDVAGDGTTTATVLAHAIFREGMKNVAAGANPMDLRRGIEKAVEEIVSGLKKLSRPTKEKKEISQVGTISANNDKTIGDLIAEAMGKVGKDGVITVEEAKSMETSLDIVEGMQFDRGYLSPYFVTDTERMEAVLEEPYILLHEKKITNMKDLLPILEQIAKLGKPLLIISEEVEGEALATLVVNKLRGTLNCAAVKAPGFGDRRKEMLKDIAILTGGDAISEDLGIKLENVKLEDLGRAKRIVIDKDNTTIVEGYGKSSEIGGRVKQIRTQVEETTSDYDREKLQERLAKLVGGVAVINVGAATETEMKEKKARVEDALNATRAAVEEGIVPGGGVALLRCIPALENLKLKGEQKIGANIVKRALEEPIRKIADNAGAEGSIVVQKVKNEKTNIGFDANVCEYVDMMEAGIIDPTKVTRIALQNAASVAAVMLTTEALIAEKPEEDEKKGMPHMPPGGGMY
- a CDS encoding ammonium transporter, with the protein product MTKRITGILFFLIFLLIFQAPRISLASEGAVVDSGITAWMITSTALVLLMIPGLALFYGGLVRTKNVIGTMLHSFAAMAIIGVLWAVCGYSLSFGPNALGGWIGWNPDLLFLSGIDDAIGNGIPEYVFAMFQGKFAIITPALIAGAFAERVRFKSYCVFITLWSLLVYSPLCHWVWAEDGFLFNLGASGAIDFAGGTVVHISSGISALVIALYCGVRRGYPKTAMHPNNLVLTLLGAGLLWVGWFGFNAGSSVNSNLDTARALTVTQVAAASGALMWMIIEALKYGKVTSLGLSSGILAGLVAITPAAGVVQVSGAIILAFLASIISFAAIQLKGKLGYDDTLDVFGIHGVSGIVGAIGLTFFIRESWMKEAAAAAGGSWTMMQQLGVQIAAVALTIAYVAVVTLILIALIQKTISFRANEEEESTGLDHSFHGEHGYGFLELR
- a CDS encoding P-II family nitrogen regulator, which codes for MKKIEAIIKPFKLDEVKDKLNEIGIQGITVSEVKGFGRQKGHTELYRGAEYVVDFLPKIKLEIVVPDRLADQVVEVIVSSAQTGRIGDGKIFIFPIDEAVRIRTGEKGEEAI
- the glnA gene encoding type I glutamate--ammonia ligase; translation: MKTAKDVLAFIKEKDIKMVDLRFTDLPGLWHHFSMLAKDFTEEMFEEGVGFDGSSIRGFQTIDVSDMILIPDPNTFFKDPFTEVPTGNIVCNVKDPVTLEMYSRDPRYIAQKAESYLISTGIADKAFFGPEAEFFILDGIRFDQSYNFGYYFIDSKEGFWNSGKEENPNLGYKPRYKEGYFPVPPMDSLQDIRSEMVMLLEEVGVQTEIHHHEVATAGQGEIDIKFDTLLSISDKFMVYKYIVKNVARKHGKTVTFMPKPIFMDNGSGMHTHQSLWKKDKPLFAGDKYSGLSDMALNYIGGILKHAEALCALVAPTTNSYKRLVPGYEAPVNLAYSSRNRSAGVRIPMYSPSPGAKRVEVRFPDPSCNGYLAFSAMLMAGLDGIENKIDPGEPLDKNIYELPPVELANIPTVPSSLEKALDALEEDHEFLLKGDVFTQDALETWIEYKRKNEVDPIRLRPHPYEFAIYFDI